One window of Cohnella hashimotonis genomic DNA carries:
- a CDS encoding ArsB/NhaD family transporter has product MEQQAFWAIGIFLVIYALIISEKIHRTIVAMIGGLLMVVLGIVDQETAIHHIDFNTLGLLIGMMIIVSTTAETGVFKYIAVLAAKKAKGEPVRILILLSLITAVGSAFLDNVTTVLLMVPVTFSITRQLRVNPVPFLVTQIIASNVGGTATLIGDPPNIMIGSAVKELTFMAFINNLAPVAVVVMAVYIPLFVWMFRKKIQTTDELKRSVMEMDEKELISDPKLLRKCLIVLGLTLVGFFTHQLFHLESATVALAGAFLLLLLTGEHMMEQAFTKVEWMTIFFFVGLFALVSGLIETGVIAELAKRAIDLTGGDLVATSLLILWLSAIASAFLDNIPFVATMIPMIQEMGNMGVSNLEPLWWSLALGACLGGNGSLIGASANLIVAGMAGKEGYPIRFVQFLKIGFPLMLLSIVIASAYVYLRYLI; this is encoded by the coding sequence ATGGAGCAACAAGCATTTTGGGCAATCGGCATCTTTCTAGTCATCTATGCGCTTATTATCTCGGAGAAGATCCATCGGACGATCGTGGCCATGATCGGGGGACTGCTCATGGTCGTCCTCGGCATCGTCGATCAGGAGACGGCGATCCATCATATTGACTTCAACACGCTTGGGCTGTTAATCGGCATGATGATCATCGTGAGCACGACGGCCGAGACGGGGGTATTCAAGTATATCGCGGTGCTGGCGGCCAAGAAGGCGAAAGGAGAGCCGGTCCGTATCCTGATCCTGCTGTCGCTCATTACAGCGGTCGGATCAGCCTTCCTGGACAACGTGACGACGGTGCTGCTCATGGTGCCCGTGACGTTTAGCATCACGCGGCAGCTGCGCGTCAACCCGGTGCCGTTCCTGGTGACGCAGATTATCGCATCCAACGTCGGCGGCACGGCGACCCTGATCGGCGACCCGCCGAACATCATGATCGGCAGCGCCGTTAAGGAATTGACGTTCATGGCGTTCATTAACAATCTAGCGCCTGTCGCCGTTGTCGTCATGGCCGTCTATATCCCGCTCTTCGTATGGATGTTTCGCAAAAAGATCCAAACGACCGACGAACTGAAGCGCAGCGTCATGGAGATGGACGAAAAGGAGTTGATCTCCGATCCGAAGCTGCTGCGCAAGTGTCTGATCGTGCTGGGACTGACGCTGGTCGGCTTTTTCACCCACCAGCTGTTCCATCTCGAGTCCGCCACCGTCGCCTTGGCGGGCGCCTTCCTGCTGCTGCTGCTTACTGGCGAGCATATGATGGAGCAGGCGTTCACGAAGGTCGAGTGGATGACGATCTTCTTCTTCGTCGGCTTGTTCGCGCTCGTATCCGGCCTGATCGAGACGGGCGTCATCGCCGAGCTCGCGAAGCGGGCGATTGATCTGACTGGAGGCGACCTGGTCGCGACGTCTTTGCTTATCCTGTGGCTGAGCGCGATCGCTTCCGCGTTCCTGGATAATATTCCGTTCGTCGCTACGATGATCCCGATGATCCAGGAGATGGGCAACATGGGCGTCAGCAACCTCGAGCCGCTCTGGTGGAGCCTGGCGCTGGGCGCGTGCCTGGGCGGCAACGGATCGCTCATTGGCGCGAGCGCCAACCTGATCGTCGCAGGCATGGCGGGGAAAGAAGGCTATCCGATCCGGTTCGTTCAGTTTCTGAAGATCGGATTCCCGCTGATGCTGCTGTCCATCGTCATCGCAAGCGCGTACGTCTATCTTCGCTATTTAATCTAG
- a CDS encoding NPCBM/NEW2 domain-containing protein has translation MKLHPSTKNASRKASTRTAIGLGLSLVLAWTAVPLSAGAAGPATLSVADYGASGSDTLDDRAGIQAAVDAASAGDTVLIPNGTYYLGGTVRGKSGVTIRGQSQGGTVVKYVDSADTYMFYLNNVTGASVKNMTLDGNNSTVAMSAAVSEGGSGNELSGLVVKDFAATDGFGPHALYAVGSPKVRIADNKIANIGIGSIWGAGVRAGWGSSDALIERNVISNTGRGGIFVNDGSPGAVVRGNKITGSGLKEHGLSIELHTSVDNSIIEDNQVDFWISAVRSKTIAVRRNVVHPTDGRVGSIGLEIMADNAVTTDNVVDGGQQVGIQQSPGTGHQLWGYNVVKNMVMWGMQLQGAGSGETEQYQYFYRNSFIDTQLGNPKAAYPGYEGNGVRIHGNAQNLTFDSNLIASNGRKGIEITDAPGVDRLSFTKNIIYGNKDVAIDPYPAAAQHLEWANNVVYGNKSNAQPASRGFADAKPTADFDSPLLVRVGEPATFVSKSTDNGSIATYLWDFGTGLPSAAIRPTFVYDLPGAYRVTLVVWDNEGRASLKEKVILVRPGAPDTKKPNAPTNLAVASKTDEAVRLTWSAASDNVGVVAYDVYRDGTLAGSTAPGEIAFTARGLSPATAYSFTVRARDAAGNVSDASAPLAVTTELPDAEAPTAPTGLAVTAVTGTSASLSWTVSTDNKAVTGYEIYRGSALVGTTTGAAATSYTAEGLLPGTSQTFTVKARDAAGNRSAASDPAVAALAPPASSTVYLSDYAWDSGTAGWGNIQRDKSSDGKPITLNEVVYAKGLGTHAASEIVYTLGGAYARFQAAVGVDDETYGNGDVSFEVWLDGVKAFDSGVMTATSETQLIDLDIGGANELKLVVTNGVAGGDWDHADWGDARIVYPEA, from the coding sequence ATGAAGCTTCATCCTTCCACCAAAAATGCCTCAAGAAAGGCATCCACAAGAACGGCCATCGGACTCGGCTTGTCGTTGGTACTGGCATGGACGGCGGTCCCGCTGTCCGCCGGCGCGGCAGGTCCGGCTACGCTATCGGTTGCGGACTACGGGGCCAGCGGCTCTGACACGCTCGACGACCGTGCGGGCATTCAGGCGGCGGTCGACGCGGCTTCGGCCGGGGATACGGTGCTGATCCCGAACGGGACTTATTATCTCGGCGGCACGGTGAGGGGCAAGTCCGGCGTGACGATTCGCGGCCAGTCCCAGGGCGGGACGGTCGTGAAGTACGTGGACAGCGCGGATACTTATATGTTTTATCTGAACAACGTGACGGGCGCTTCCGTGAAAAATATGACGCTCGACGGCAATAACAGCACGGTCGCGATGTCGGCGGCGGTGTCCGAGGGGGGCAGCGGCAACGAGCTGAGCGGTCTGGTCGTCAAAGACTTCGCGGCGACCGACGGCTTCGGGCCGCATGCGCTGTATGCGGTGGGCTCGCCGAAGGTCCGCATCGCGGACAACAAGATAGCGAACATCGGCATCGGCTCCATCTGGGGCGCCGGCGTCCGCGCAGGCTGGGGCTCGTCGGACGCCCTGATCGAGCGCAATGTCATCTCCAATACCGGACGCGGCGGCATCTTCGTGAACGACGGCAGCCCGGGCGCGGTCGTCCGCGGCAACAAGATCACGGGATCGGGGCTCAAGGAGCACGGCCTGTCCATCGAGCTGCACACGAGCGTGGACAATTCGATCATTGAGGATAATCAGGTCGACTTCTGGATCAGCGCCGTCCGCTCCAAGACAATCGCCGTTCGGCGCAACGTCGTGCACCCGACCGACGGCCGCGTCGGTTCGATCGGCCTCGAGATCATGGCGGACAACGCGGTCACGACGGACAACGTGGTGGACGGGGGTCAGCAGGTCGGCATCCAGCAGTCGCCGGGAACAGGGCATCAGCTGTGGGGCTACAACGTCGTCAAAAACATGGTCATGTGGGGCATGCAGCTGCAGGGCGCGGGGTCTGGCGAGACCGAGCAGTATCAATACTTTTACCGCAACAGCTTCATCGACACGCAGCTCGGCAATCCGAAGGCCGCTTACCCCGGCTACGAGGGCAACGGCGTCCGCATCCACGGCAATGCGCAAAATCTGACGTTCGACAGCAATCTGATCGCAAGCAACGGCCGCAAGGGGATCGAGATCACGGACGCGCCTGGCGTCGACCGGCTCAGCTTTACGAAAAATATCATCTACGGCAACAAGGATGTGGCCATCGACCCGTATCCGGCTGCGGCGCAGCACCTGGAGTGGGCGAACAACGTTGTGTACGGCAACAAGAGCAACGCGCAGCCGGCTTCGCGCGGGTTTGCCGACGCCAAGCCGACCGCCGACTTCGACAGCCCGCTGTTGGTGCGCGTAGGCGAGCCGGCGACGTTCGTCAGCAAGTCGACGGACAACGGGTCGATCGCGACATACCTGTGGGATTTCGGCACGGGACTGCCGAGCGCCGCTATCCGTCCGACCTTCGTCTACGATCTGCCCGGCGCGTACCGGGTGACGCTTGTCGTCTGGGACAACGAGGGGCGCGCGAGCCTGAAGGAGAAGGTCATCCTCGTCCGGCCCGGCGCGCCGGACACCAAGAAGCCGAACGCGCCGACCAACCTGGCCGTCGCGTCCAAGACCGATGAAGCCGTCCGTCTGACCTGGAGCGCGGCCTCCGACAATGTCGGCGTCGTCGCCTACGACGTCTATCGCGACGGCACACTGGCCGGCTCTACGGCGCCCGGCGAGATCGCCTTCACCGCGAGAGGACTCTCGCCTGCCACGGCGTACAGCTTCACGGTCCGCGCGCGCGATGCCGCGGGCAACGTCTCCGACGCAAGCGCGCCGCTCGCCGTGACGACGGAACTGCCGGACGCCGAAGCGCCGACGGCGCCGACGGGTCTCGCGGTGACCGCAGTCACCGGCACGAGCGCGAGCCTTTCCTGGACGGTCTCCACGGATAACAAGGCGGTCACGGGCTACGAAATCTACCGCGGCAGCGCGTTGGTCGGCACGACGACGGGCGCGGCAGCCACCTCGTACACCGCGGAAGGCCTTCTCCCGGGCACGTCGCAGACGTTCACCGTCAAGGCGAGGGATGCCGCTGGCAACCGCTCGGCCGCCAGCGACCCGGCCGTCGCCGCGCTGGCGCCGCCTGCGTCTTCGACCGTGTATCTCAGCGACTACGCCTGGGATTCCGGCACGGCCGGCTGGGGCAACATCCAGCGCGACAAGTCTTCCGACGGCAAGCCGATCACGCTGAACGAAGTCGTCTACGCCAAGGGACTAGGCACGCACGCCGCCTCCGAGATCGTCTATACGCTAGGCGGTGCCTACGCACGGTTCCAGGCGGCGGTCGGCGTCGACGACGAGACCTACGGCAACGGCGACGTCAGCTTCGAGGTATGGCTGGACGGCGTGAAGGCGTTCGACAGCGGCGTCATGACGGCGACCTCCGAGACGCAGCTGATCGACCTCGACATCGGCGGCGCAAACGAGCTGAAGCTCGTCGTCACGAACGGCGTCGCCGGCGGCGACTGGGATCACGCGGATTGGGGTGACGCGCGGATCGTTTATCCGGAGGCTTAG
- the lepB gene encoding signal peptidase I, translating into MKKWLYLLILVLAVAVGGCTSPLSLKSYVADGNSMSPTLNDGDKMLVSTDLSEEIKVNDLLIIKVNGKEYCKRVIGVAGDRIEAKEAGVYVNDRLLYKTDFMPDSVVKPEITLGENELYMLGDNIDNSLDSRMYGPIRRDQVIGRVTKVVPKK; encoded by the coding sequence ATGAAAAAGTGGCTGTATCTCCTGATACTGGTGCTCGCGGTGGCTGTTGGCGGGTGTACCTCGCCCCTTTCCCTGAAGTCCTACGTGGCGGACGGCAACTCCATGTCCCCCACCCTGAACGATGGGGACAAGATGCTCGTCAGCACGGACTTATCCGAGGAAATCAAGGTCAACGATCTGCTGATTATCAAGGTCAACGGAAAGGAGTATTGCAAGCGCGTAATCGGCGTGGCGGGCGACAGGATCGAAGCCAAAGAAGCGGGCGTATACGTCAACGATCGGTTGCTGTACAAAACCGATTTTATGCCTGACAGTGTCGTCAAGCCGGAGATCACGCTCGGCGAGAACGAATTGTACATGCTAGGCGATAATATCGACAACAGCCTGGATAGTCGAATGTATGGACCGATCCGAAGAGATCAGGTCATCGGGCGCGTAACGAAGGTCGTGCCGAAGAAATGA
- a CDS encoding low molecular weight protein tyrosine phosphatase family protein, producing the protein MKLLFVCSRNKWRSLTAEHILNALEGYQVRSAGTEDAARIKVDEGHIGWADLIFAMEKKHVRRLQEKFPHMLQGKRIVCLGIPDEYGYMDEELIETLRSGVSEYIEMP; encoded by the coding sequence ATGAAACTACTGTTCGTGTGCAGCCGCAACAAGTGGAGAAGCCTTACGGCCGAGCATATTCTCAATGCGCTCGAGGGTTATCAGGTTCGATCCGCAGGGACGGAGGATGCCGCGCGGATAAAAGTGGACGAGGGCCATATCGGTTGGGCGGACCTGATCTTCGCGATGGAAAAGAAGCATGTGCGGCGGCTGCAAGAAAAGTTTCCGCACATGCTGCAGGGGAAGCGGATCGTCTGCCTCGGTATTCCCGACGAATACGGATATATGGACGAGGAATTGATCGAGACGCTTCGGTCGGGTGTATCGGAATATATCGAGATGCCGTGA
- a CDS encoding DinB family protein, whose amino-acid sequence MQTFFRYNWIVREQWYQWCEGVPSEELLKARTGGVGSILKTLFHIADVEYSWIQFMLGGPDFQDSFEMYGSLDQVRTLDRRLRHDVEAFVTAWDSSMETRPLYDVRPDGTSEVHAWGEVMRHVIAHEIHHIGQLSVWAREIGRAPVSANLIRKGLIKPSV is encoded by the coding sequence ATGCAAACCTTTTTCCGATACAACTGGATCGTACGCGAGCAATGGTACCAATGGTGCGAAGGCGTGCCCAGCGAGGAGCTGTTGAAGGCACGTACGGGCGGCGTCGGCAGCATACTGAAGACCCTGTTCCACATCGCGGACGTGGAGTACAGCTGGATTCAATTCATGCTGGGCGGGCCGGATTTCCAGGATTCGTTCGAAATGTACGGCTCGCTCGATCAAGTCCGGACGCTGGACCGCAGGCTGCGGCACGACGTCGAGGCGTTCGTAACGGCATGGGATTCGTCAATGGAGACGCGGCCGCTGTACGACGTGCGTCCGGACGGCACCTCGGAGGTCCATGCTTGGGGCGAAGTGATGCGCCACGTCATCGCGCACGAGATTCACCATATCGGGCAGTTGTCCGTATGGGCCAGGGAGATCGGACGCGCACCGGTATCGGCCAATCTGATCCGCAAGGGATTGATCAAGCCGTCGGTCTAA
- a CDS encoding inositol monophosphatase family protein, whose product MDPSVINQAKTLAEQLIRQAGAIALERFDDIAELTDKDEHGDVVTEVDHMAEAVILAGIQAVFPDHAIHSEEAGSLGGESDWLWLVDPLDGTNNFAIGLPVFTTSITLMYKREPVLGVIYEPITDRLFVSAAGEGAFVNEKPMHLKPAARLAKANIGWIQGHAVRNDPRAVRLRHLLDVSFKRMMRLWAPTLQWCMLAKGDIDGIVLYNSEGDDLYSGILMVKEAGGVVVDFEGRPITGMQKEPYLIACHPDNQEELLRTVRAGLTSEDGIAQRTDD is encoded by the coding sequence ATGGATCCAAGCGTCATTAATCAAGCAAAAACACTGGCAGAGCAACTCATCCGGCAGGCGGGAGCCATAGCGCTGGAGCGATTCGACGATATCGCGGAACTGACGGACAAGGACGAACACGGGGACGTCGTCACAGAAGTCGATCATATGGCGGAAGCAGTCATCCTTGCGGGGATTCAAGCGGTATTCCCGGACCATGCCATCCATAGCGAGGAAGCGGGGAGTCTCGGCGGAGAGAGCGATTGGCTGTGGCTCGTCGACCCGCTGGACGGCACGAACAACTTCGCGATCGGCCTGCCCGTCTTCACGACGTCGATCACGCTCATGTACAAGCGCGAGCCCGTACTGGGCGTCATCTACGAGCCGATCACCGACAGGCTGTTCGTCTCGGCCGCCGGCGAAGGCGCCTTCGTCAACGAGAAGCCGATGCACCTCAAGCCGGCCGCGCGTCTCGCCAAAGCCAACATCGGATGGATACAGGGCCACGCCGTTCGCAACGACCCGCGCGCGGTCCGGCTGCGCCATCTTCTAGACGTCAGTTTCAAGCGAATGATGCGGCTGTGGGCGCCGACGCTGCAGTGGTGCATGCTCGCCAAAGGCGACATCGACGGCATCGTGCTTTACAACTCCGAAGGCGACGATCTGTATTCGGGCATATTGATGGTAAAAGAGGCCGGAGGCGTCGTCGTAGACTTCGAGGGAAGGCCGATTACGGGCATGCAAAAGGAACCGTACCTAATTGCCTGCCATCCAGACAATCAGGAAGAACTGCTGCGGACGGTTCGGGCGGGATTGACCAGCGAGGACGGAATCGCGCAACGCACGGACGACTGA
- a CDS encoding cupin domain-containing protein, with the protein MSYAESTVLQTSAPQTAVLQSPSLNLSADSTQKVNYAKNDQNVITQLFADQLPAVRTGFFNIYMSQGVVVSPHWHTNATELVFLISGEIQTSVFNPFTQQLMTYRLKPGQVSQFPLGWFHWLVALTDHTHLLTIFDVPTPDIVYAGDFLRTLPPEVAARAYCVNPTAYAQAVAPIQKPVILGPPPGCSPATGAVQGASAQAGYPHAAVQGAASPGPMYPGTMPGVMPQSVMPQQGAAAVPYPPGSGWR; encoded by the coding sequence ATGTCTTACGCCGAATCGACAGTGCTCCAGACGTCGGCGCCTCAGACGGCCGTGCTTCAATCGCCGTCCCTGAACCTGTCTGCCGACTCGACCCAGAAGGTCAATTACGCCAAGAACGATCAAAACGTCATCACGCAGCTGTTCGCCGATCAACTGCCTGCCGTCAGAACCGGATTTTTCAATATTTATATGAGCCAGGGCGTCGTGGTCTCGCCGCACTGGCACACCAACGCCACTGAACTCGTCTTCCTGATCAGCGGCGAGATCCAGACCTCCGTCTTTAATCCGTTCACCCAGCAGCTCATGACTTATCGGCTCAAGCCCGGCCAAGTCTCGCAGTTCCCGCTCGGCTGGTTCCACTGGCTGGTGGCGTTGACCGACCATACGCACCTGCTGACGATTTTCGACGTCCCGACGCCTGATATCGTGTACGCGGGAGATTTCTTGCGGACGCTGCCGCCGGAAGTCGCGGCCCGCGCATACTGCGTAAATCCCACAGCCTATGCGCAAGCGGTAGCCCCGATCCAGAAGCCGGTCATCCTTGGCCCGCCACCCGGCTGCTCCCCCGCAACCGGCGCAGTGCAGGGCGCGTCCGCGCAGGCCGGCTATCCGCATGCGGCGGTGCAAGGCGCGGCCTCGCCAGGCCCGATGTATCCGGGCACGATGCCGGGCGTCATGCCCCAGAGCGTCATGCCGCAGCAGGGAGCTGCGGCGGTTCCCTATCCCCCCGGGTCAGGCTGGAGGTAG
- a CDS encoding L,D-transpeptidase family protein produces the protein MNRRSPHSRHTYPHIYAMIAASFILALIPALSLVPAHAAAASFMASWPYKAGVLGAEQVVVVEAKSLRAHTGVLSLREKRPDGGWTVVLSGIPVALGKNGIAKTKEGDGRTPSGVYPLGEAFGTASKPKGLKLAYKQTTKQDYWVDDPTSADYNRWVAYGGNPDRKWHSYERLYQPLYKYAVVVRYNDEPIVPGRGSAIFLHLWRGADKPTAGCIAMSEPNLLKLMGALDPAKSPAIAIGLAG, from the coding sequence ATGAATAGGCGTAGCCCGCACAGCCGACATACATACCCGCATATCTACGCTATGATCGCCGCATCGTTCATTCTTGCGCTGATACCGGCGCTGTCCCTGGTTCCCGCCCATGCTGCCGCCGCCAGTTTTATGGCCTCCTGGCCCTACAAGGCCGGCGTGCTCGGCGCAGAGCAGGTCGTCGTCGTCGAAGCCAAGTCCCTTCGGGCGCACACCGGCGTTCTCTCGCTGCGCGAGAAGCGGCCGGACGGCGGATGGACCGTCGTCCTGTCGGGCATTCCCGTCGCGCTCGGCAAAAACGGCATCGCGAAGACGAAGGAAGGCGACGGCCGCACGCCCTCCGGCGTATATCCGCTGGGCGAAGCGTTCGGCACGGCGAGCAAGCCGAAGGGGCTCAAGCTCGCTTACAAGCAGACGACCAAGCAGGACTACTGGGTCGACGACCCGACGTCGGCCGACTACAACCGATGGGTCGCCTATGGCGGCAATCCAGACCGCAAGTGGCACTCCTACGAGCGTCTCTATCAGCCGCTCTACAAATATGCAGTCGTCGTACGCTACAACGACGAGCCGATCGTGCCCGGCCGCGGCAGCGCCATCTTCCTTCATCTGTGGCGAGGAGCGGACAAGCCGACTGCCGGCTGCATCGCCATGTCCGAGCCGAATCTGCTGAAGCTGATGGGCGCCCTCGATCCCGCAAAATCGCCGGCCATCGCCATCGGCCTTGCCGGCTAG
- a CDS encoding DUF1648 domain-containing protein: protein MNATQTEWLVMGVLDVLISLTMIGAVFLSPKHLLFGLYVPEADRGSAEVGRIRGRHYGAMIAVWVLGTVVGAVAGLWSGGGTGGSPETAIGTALIIQIGGLIPVWRSGRRQALRLKQARNWSAEKPSKIVIDLLFRQRQRLVGNGWFLVQLAIVVACVVSAILHWDVIPDPVPTHFGITGEADEYSPKGFGAVFMLNIVQLGLIGVFVLVNMTIRQARQQLDPARPEASREKQLKFRKANSVFIYALSLFVIVMLGLGQSVTLYGWPANRLSPAMLGLPALLILAVFGFVWYVTRHGLDESTGDPHVQEDEAWRGGVFYYNKADPALMVEKRYGVGWTINFAHPLGILIFAGMLLVPIAIVVLAAIFA, encoded by the coding sequence GTGAACGCGACGCAAACGGAATGGCTGGTTATGGGCGTCCTAGACGTCTTGATCTCGTTGACGATGATCGGGGCTGTGTTTCTGTCGCCGAAGCATTTGCTGTTCGGCCTGTACGTACCCGAGGCGGATCGCGGCAGCGCGGAGGTCGGGCGCATCCGCGGCCGGCACTATGGAGCGATGATCGCAGTTTGGGTGCTCGGTACTGTCGTTGGCGCCGTCGCCGGTCTTTGGAGCGGCGGCGGAACGGGCGGGAGCCCCGAGACAGCGATCGGGACGGCGCTGATCATCCAAATCGGCGGGCTGATCCCGGTCTGGCGCTCGGGACGCCGGCAAGCGCTGCGTTTGAAGCAAGCCCGGAACTGGAGCGCGGAAAAGCCGTCCAAGATCGTCATCGACCTGCTGTTCCGCCAGCGTCAACGGCTTGTGGGCAACGGCTGGTTTCTGGTCCAGCTGGCGATCGTCGTCGCATGCGTCGTTTCGGCCATTCTGCATTGGGATGTCATCCCGGACCCGGTGCCGACGCACTTCGGAATTACCGGAGAGGCAGACGAGTATTCTCCCAAGGGCTTTGGCGCCGTGTTTATGCTGAATATCGTCCAGCTCGGCTTGATCGGCGTATTCGTGTTGGTCAATATGACCATTCGCCAAGCGCGGCAGCAGCTTGATCCCGCGCGCCCGGAAGCGTCGAGAGAGAAACAATTGAAATTCAGAAAGGCGAACTCGGTGTTCATTTACGCGCTCTCGCTGTTCGTTATCGTGATGCTCGGCCTGGGCCAATCCGTGACGCTATACGGCTGGCCGGCCAACCGCCTGAGCCCGGCGATGCTGGGACTGCCCGCGCTGCTCATCCTGGCGGTCTTCGGCTTCGTCTGGTACGTGACGAGACACGGCCTCGACGAGTCGACGGGTGACCCGCACGTTCAGGAGGACGAAGCGTGGCGCGGCGGAGTTTTCTATTACAACAAGGCGGACCCGGCCCTTATGGTGGAAAAAAGATACGGCGTCGGCTGGACGATCAACTTCGCCCACCCGCTCGGCATCCTTATTTTTGCGGGGATGCTGCTTGTGCCGATCGCGATCGTCGTGCTGGCGGCGATCTTCGCCTGA
- a CDS encoding GntR family transcriptional regulator — MWMEIDLQSEVPIYTQLVDQLIEGIASEQLKPGDPLPSVRSLAADLGINLHTVNKAYQVLKQDGFLQVHRKQGVVVQPGGMPGTDAAFRAKLARGIRSLAAEAAVRGMSETEFAEQSAAVYRQLTTKGEDAK; from the coding sequence ATGTGGATGGAGATCGATCTGCAATCGGAAGTACCCATTTACACGCAGCTCGTCGATCAACTGATCGAAGGCATCGCCTCGGAGCAGTTGAAGCCAGGGGATCCGCTGCCGTCCGTACGAAGCCTGGCGGCAGACTTGGGCATTAATTTGCACACCGTGAACAAGGCTTATCAGGTCCTTAAGCAGGACGGATTTCTCCAGGTGCACCGCAAGCAGGGGGTCGTCGTACAGCCTGGCGGGATGCCGGGTACGGATGCGGCATTCCGCGCCAAGCTGGCGAGAGGCATTCGGTCGCTCGCCGCGGAAGCGGCGGTACGCGGGATGTCGGAGACGGAGTTCGCCGAGCAGAGCGCTGCCGTCTACAGGCAGTTGACGACGAAGGGAGAGGATGCGAAGTGA
- a CDS encoding response regulator transcription factor: MTTVMVVDDEAHIRELVRLYLEDEGMEVVEQSNGAAAWAYMLKQSVDLVVLDVMMPQMDGWELCRLIRENGDTPILMVTAKGEPAERIKGFRLGTDDYLVKPFDPMEMVMRVKALLKRYRISTSQTIRLGSVLLDKKSYLVAFENVGQTATLPMKEFELLYMLASYPGQLFTRDMLIQKIWGMDYDGDERTVDTHIKRLRERFADYAADFKIVTLRGLGYRLEAYHD, translated from the coding sequence ATGACAACCGTGATGGTCGTGGACGACGAAGCGCATATCCGGGAGCTGGTCCGGCTGTACCTAGAGGACGAGGGCATGGAGGTCGTGGAGCAATCGAACGGCGCGGCGGCTTGGGCATACATGCTGAAGCAATCGGTCGACCTCGTCGTGCTCGATGTCATGATGCCGCAGATGGACGGCTGGGAGCTGTGCCGGTTGATCAGAGAGAATGGCGATACGCCGATCCTGATGGTGACGGCCAAAGGCGAGCCTGCCGAGCGGATCAAGGGCTTTCGATTAGGAACCGACGATTATCTGGTCAAGCCCTTCGATCCCATGGAGATGGTGATGCGGGTAAAAGCCTTGCTCAAGCGCTATCGAATATCGACTTCGCAAACCATTCGCCTTGGAAGCGTCCTGCTCGATAAAAAAAGTTATCTGGTAGCTTTCGAAAATGTCGGACAGACCGCGACGCTGCCCATGAAGGAGTTCGAGCTCCTGTATATGCTGGCCAGCTACCCGGGACAGCTATTCACCCGGGATATGCTGATTCAAAAAATATGGGGGATGGATTACGACGGGGACGAACGGACGGTGGACACGCATATCAAGCGGCTGCGGGAACGATTCGCCGACTACGCCGCCGACTTCAAGATCGTGACGCTGCGCGGACTCGGTTACCGGCTCGAGGCTTATCATGATTAA